Proteins found in one bacterium genomic segment:
- a CDS encoding AMP-binding protein, with amino-acid sequence MAAEEIEYAEKPAVAPEFETVPAIFADRVKKYGKRTALRRKEFGIWRSYSWDDYDASVREVFGGLAALGVTKGECVALISENRPEWLFCDLGILHHGAVTAAIYVTNAASQVAYILAHSEARIFFVENEEQLDKWLEVQGDVPVEHVIVFEREGLRDFSDPRVMFFDEFLESGRRFNAANPDEFEARASTVKGGDTAIIVYTSGTTGPPKGAMLTHRNLIWTAASMGLTNPISEQDEVLSFLPLCHIAERVMTTVNQLGYGYTVNFAENLETVPQNLREVSPTVFFAVPRIWEKFHSRVKITMSEATWVKRQAYAAATAIGRRNAKKLVTGRTLSAGERLLGWIAHLAVLHPLKKRLGLERVRFAISGAAPISREILEYFHGLGLWVREVYGQTECSGPATIHFADRVVPGTVGRAIPGCDVKLADDGEILIRGDNVFKGYFKNEAATAEAMAEGWLHSGDVGEIDADGFLRITDRKKDLIINAAGKNIAPQNIENQLKASAYINDAVCIGDKRPFVAALILIDEEHVIKYAQDNRIPFTTYQSLAKSPPIRKLIEAEVDRVNGELARVEQVRKFTILDKRLDQEDDELTPTMKVKRKKIGEMYADVIEAMYRGR; translated from the coding sequence ATGGCCGCGGAAGAAATCGAATACGCCGAAAAGCCGGCCGTCGCGCCGGAGTTCGAAACCGTCCCCGCCATCTTCGCGGATCGCGTGAAGAAATACGGCAAGCGCACGGCCCTGCGCCGCAAGGAGTTCGGCATCTGGCGCTCGTATTCGTGGGACGATTACGACGCGTCGGTGCGCGAGGTCTTCGGCGGGCTCGCCGCGCTTGGCGTGACAAAGGGCGAGTGCGTTGCGCTGATATCGGAAAATCGCCCGGAGTGGCTTTTTTGCGATCTCGGTATTCTGCACCACGGCGCGGTGACCGCCGCGATCTACGTGACGAACGCGGCAAGCCAGGTCGCCTACATCCTTGCGCACAGCGAGGCGCGCATTTTCTTCGTGGAAAACGAGGAGCAGCTCGACAAGTGGCTCGAGGTGCAAGGCGACGTGCCGGTGGAGCACGTGATCGTGTTCGAGCGCGAGGGGCTGCGCGATTTTTCCGATCCGCGCGTGATGTTTTTCGACGAGTTCCTCGAATCAGGGCGCCGGTTCAATGCGGCGAACCCGGATGAATTCGAGGCGCGTGCGTCAACGGTAAAAGGCGGCGACACGGCGATCATCGTTTACACCTCCGGCACGACCGGCCCGCCGAAAGGCGCGATGCTGACGCACCGCAATCTCATCTGGACGGCGGCGTCGATGGGGCTGACCAATCCCATCAGCGAGCAAGATGAGGTGCTCTCGTTTTTGCCGCTGTGCCACATCGCCGAGCGCGTGATGACGACGGTGAACCAGCTCGGCTACGGCTACACGGTGAACTTCGCCGAGAACCTGGAGACGGTGCCGCAAAACCTGCGCGAGGTGAGCCCCACGGTGTTTTTCGCCGTGCCGCGCATCTGGGAGAAGTTCCACTCGCGCGTGAAGATCACGATGTCCGAGGCGACTTGGGTGAAGCGCCAGGCGTACGCCGCGGCGACCGCCATCGGGCGCCGCAACGCGAAAAAGCTCGTCACCGGCAGAACGCTGTCCGCCGGTGAGCGCCTTTTGGGGTGGATCGCACATTTGGCGGTGCTGCATCCACTGAAAAAACGCCTGGGGCTTGAGCGCGTGCGTTTTGCGATTTCCGGCGCGGCACCGATTTCGCGAGAGATTCTGGAATATTTCCACGGCCTCGGGCTGTGGGTGCGCGAGGTGTACGGGCAGACGGAGTGCTCCGGCCCGGCCACGATCCACTTCGCCGATCGCGTCGTGCCGGGCACGGTCGGGCGCGCGATTCCGGGCTGCGACGTGAAGCTGGCCGACGACGGAGAGATCCTGATCCGCGGCGACAACGTCTTTAAGGGCTACTTCAAGAACGAGGCGGCGACGGCCGAGGCGATGGCAGAAGGCTGGCTGCACTCGGGCGACGTCGGCGAGATCGACGCGGACGGATTCCTTCGCATCACCGACCGGAAGAAGGACCTCATCATCAACGCGGCGGGAAAGAACATCGCGCCGCAGAACATCGAGAACCAGCTCAAGGCGAGCGCGTACATCAACGACGCGGTGTGCATCGGCGACAAGCGGCCGTTCGTCGCGGCGCTCATCCTCATCGACGAGGAGCACGTCATCAAATACGCGCAGGACAACCGCATCCCGTTCACGACGTACCAGAGCCTCGCGAAAAGCCCCCCGATCCGAAAGCTCATCGAGGCAGAGGTGGACCGCGTCAACGGCGAGCTCGCGCGCGTGGAGCAGGTCCGCAAATTCACGATCCTCGACAAGCGCCTGGACCAGGAAGACGACGAACTGACGCCGACGATGAAGGTCAAGCGCAAAAAGATCGGCGAGATGTACGCGGACGTGATCGAGGCGATGTACCGGGGGCGGTGA
- a CDS encoding retroviral-like aspartic protease family protein, protein MPSFTGQIGDLRAIGPITEIRVGLPPRLARERSESGASPLEPITVAAMVDTGASATVLRSDVIKSLGLKTIGRSWVQTVSSTEPISVDRFIVSLYLPEGVTVSSAVVVEAPLEGQHIQCLLGRDILSHGILVYIGYLNQFTLSF, encoded by the coding sequence GTGCCCTCCTTCACCGGCCAGATAGGGGATCTTCGCGCGATTGGGCCAATCACCGAGATTCGCGTCGGGTTGCCACCCCGCCTGGCGCGTGAGCGAAGCGAATCCGGCGCGAGTCCGCTCGAACCGATTACTGTCGCCGCCATGGTCGATACCGGCGCGTCCGCGACGGTCCTGAGGTCCGACGTCATAAAATCATTGGGCCTGAAAACCATAGGGCGGTCCTGGGTCCAGACCGTGTCGTCGACGGAACCAATCTCGGTGGATCGGTTTATCGTCAGCCTATATCTCCCCGAAGGGGTTACCGTGTCGTCCGCCGTCGTTGTGGAGGCGCCGCTCGAAGGGCAGCACATCCAGTGCCTGCTCGGCCGCGATATCCTCTCGCATGGCATCCTCGTCTATATTGGCTACCTGAATCAGTTCACGCTGAGCTTTTGA